Proteins encoded in a region of the Paenibacillus pedocola genome:
- a CDS encoding TerC family protein — MDWGLLLEYGWVLLVLVALEGLLAADNALVLAIMVKHLPDEERKKALFYGLAGAFVFRFGSLFVISYLVDIWQVQAIGAIYLLFIAGNHIFRKVLFKKPVTDEANESGTSEAVDKKKSSFWFTVLKVEVADIAFAVDSILAAVALAVALPASGIRNIGGLDGGQFLVIFAGGFIGLVIMRFAASFFVKLLHSRPGLEVAAFFIVGWVGVKLAVITLAHPSLGVLSEEFAHSTWWKATFYVVLVIIAATGWFMSNHKVEEHEGENPVKEVDQQLGK, encoded by the coding sequence GCTCGTTCTCGTAGCACTGGAAGGGCTGCTCGCCGCAGATAACGCACTCGTACTGGCAATTATGGTAAAACATCTTCCTGATGAGGAGCGTAAAAAAGCACTGTTTTATGGATTGGCCGGGGCGTTTGTCTTCAGATTCGGGTCGCTTTTTGTCATCTCTTATCTGGTGGACATCTGGCAGGTACAAGCCATTGGCGCAATTTATCTGCTGTTTATAGCGGGGAATCACATTTTCCGGAAAGTGCTGTTTAAGAAGCCAGTTACGGATGAAGCCAATGAGAGCGGCACTTCTGAAGCCGTCGATAAAAAGAAGTCCAGCTTCTGGTTCACTGTTCTGAAGGTAGAAGTAGCAGACATTGCATTTGCGGTCGATTCGATCCTGGCGGCAGTAGCCCTTGCGGTTGCGCTTCCGGCCAGCGGTATCCGCAACATCGGCGGACTCGACGGCGGACAGTTCCTGGTTATTTTTGCCGGCGGCTTCATCGGTCTGGTAATTATGCGGTTCGCGGCTTCCTTCTTCGTCAAGCTGTTGCATTCCCGTCCCGGTCTTGAAGTGGCTGCATTCTTCATCGTCGGCTGGGTCGGCGTTAAGCTGGCTGTTATTACACTGGCTCACCCCTCCCTGGGTGTTTTGTCCGAGGAATTCGCCCACAGCACCTGGTGGAAAGCAACCTTCTATGTCGTGCTTGTTATCATCGCAGCTACAGGCTGGTTCATGAGTAACCACAAAGTTGAAGAGCATGAAGGCGAGAATCCGGTTAAAGAGGTTGATCAACAGCTTGGCAAATAA
- a CDS encoding glycoside hydrolase family 43 protein, which yields MPRNQEYVNPLVEQRADPWVYKHSDGYYYFTASVPEYDRIEVRRSLTLEGLPDAVPAVAWRKYETGMLSANIWAPEIHYISGKWYIYFAAAHTTETNEGLFDHRMYVLENDAVNPLEGEWTEKGQVKTAWESFALDATTFQHKGVLYYVWAQKDPEIPGNSNLYISEMSNPWTLQGKQTMISTPQYPWEVIGFSVNEGAAVIKRNGRIFISYSASATDYNYCMGLLAADEDSDLLDAASWSKSPEPVFCTSEENGQYGPGHNSFTVNEHGEDVLIYHARNYKEITGDPLYDPNRHTRAQVFRWNPDGTPDFGVPVKDSQLKR from the coding sequence ATGCCTAGGAACCAAGAGTATGTCAATCCGCTGGTAGAGCAACGCGCTGATCCTTGGGTGTATAAACATTCAGACGGTTATTATTATTTCACGGCTTCGGTACCGGAGTATGACCGGATTGAGGTAAGAAGATCGCTGACGCTTGAGGGATTGCCTGATGCGGTGCCGGCAGTAGCCTGGCGTAAGTATGAGACCGGGATGCTTAGCGCCAATATTTGGGCGCCCGAAATTCATTACATCTCCGGCAAATGGTATATTTACTTTGCTGCAGCGCATACAACGGAGACGAATGAAGGGCTGTTCGATCACCGCATGTATGTGCTGGAGAACGATGCTGTGAACCCGCTGGAAGGCGAATGGACTGAGAAGGGCCAAGTGAAAACTGCGTGGGAATCGTTCGCGCTGGATGCGACAACCTTTCAGCACAAGGGTGTATTGTATTATGTCTGGGCGCAGAAGGATCCGGAGATTCCGGGGAATTCTAATCTCTATATTTCTGAAATGAGCAATCCGTGGACCTTGCAGGGGAAGCAGACGATGATTTCCACTCCGCAGTATCCCTGGGAGGTTATCGGCTTCAGCGTCAATGAAGGGGCTGCGGTCATCAAGCGTAACGGGCGGATCTTTATCAGCTACTCGGCCAGCGCTACCGATTACAATTATTGTATGGGGCTGCTGGCAGCCGATGAAGACAGCGATCTTCTGGATGCAGCATCCTGGTCCAAATCACCGGAGCCGGTATTCTGCACATCCGAGGAGAACGGGCAATACGGGCCGGGGCATAACAGCTTTACCGTCAATGAGCACGGGGAAGATGTGCTTATCTACCATGCCCGGAACTATAAGGAGATTACCGGCGATCCGCTGTATGATCCGAACCGCCATACGCGGGCCCAGGTCTTCCGCTGGAACCCGGACGGCACTCCGGATTTCGGAGTGCCGGTCAAGGACAGCCAATTGAAGCGGTAA
- a CDS encoding beta-L-arabinofuranosidase domain-containing protein encodes MTIPGTAPITKDPSWLNDFRMDQVQVTDPYCVNAFSKEVLYLKSYDLDRLIAGFRENRGLPAKSEKYPGWESTEIRGHTLGHYLTALSQAYQTTRNGHLLERLEYVIGELALCQFESGYLSAFPEQLFDNVENKQPAWVPWYTMHKIIAGLTAVYNATGSKTAYSIVTGLGNWVHQRSSGWSAEIQERVLSVEYGGMNDCLYELYKISGDERHLQAAHMFDELTLFTPVHEGRDILKGKHANTTIPKFLGALNRYRVLGESERFYLEAVQQFWEMVVFHHSYITGGNSEWEHFGDPDILDAERSNFTAETCNTYNMLKLSRELFKITGEAKYMDFYENTFINAILSSQNPHTGMTMYFQPMATGYFKVYSSPFDHFWCCTGTGMESFTKLNDSIYFYGGSSIYVNQYISSELISEEYGIELTQTANLPYKDTAEFKIRTLKGSEQSFALHLRLPDWTAGDIEITLNGQPQPLHLSGRYTVLDRLWTDGDTLSIRLPMKPSYHTLPDAPNVAAFKYGPVVLSAALGTEDLAESATGVAVSVPTRNMLVKDFITPAQQSVSSWLDKFEENFVQKGGELTFVLRNTDEDNRLEFTPHYKQHAERYGIYWNLVEADSTELQEHILQSKQRQRIQEATIDSLPVGNDQYELEHRIKGENTSVATWDGYNIRQAENNGWFSYQLKVLPHKDNYLAVTYFSGSNGRTIDIYVQGELLVSDTLMTDKARSFYTKSYLIPADTIKDSTELEVKFVIPGEMNGIFDLLRTMTDFDHSAALHSLSFDTGSLDQPFAGDLTSYTLTVPAGTQTVELRAVPAHKNALIYCGDILIEDTQPRTVFLQENSTQVNLTVKAEDHVTRQEYSITILKAPAIQ; translated from the coding sequence ATGACTATACCGGGCACCGCCCCAATAACGAAAGACCCTTCTTGGCTGAACGATTTCCGGATGGATCAGGTTCAGGTTACCGATCCCTATTGTGTTAACGCCTTCTCCAAAGAGGTGCTTTATCTCAAAAGCTATGACCTTGACCGGCTGATTGCCGGCTTCCGCGAGAACCGGGGGCTGCCGGCAAAAAGCGAAAAATACCCCGGCTGGGAAAGCACAGAAATCCGCGGCCATACGCTGGGCCATTATCTGACTGCGTTGTCCCAGGCTTACCAGACCACCCGTAACGGCCACCTTCTTGAGCGGCTGGAGTATGTCATAGGAGAGCTTGCGCTCTGCCAATTTGAGAGCGGTTACCTGTCGGCTTTTCCTGAACAATTATTTGATAATGTTGAGAACAAACAACCTGCCTGGGTGCCTTGGTACACAATGCACAAGATCATAGCCGGATTAACCGCTGTATACAATGCCACCGGCAGTAAAACTGCCTATTCGATTGTCACCGGCCTTGGTAACTGGGTGCATCAGCGCAGCTCAGGCTGGTCGGCGGAAATTCAGGAGCGGGTATTGTCAGTAGAATACGGCGGGATGAATGATTGCCTCTATGAGCTGTACAAAATCTCAGGGGATGAGCGCCACTTACAGGCCGCCCACATGTTCGACGAGCTGACCCTGTTCACTCCGGTTCATGAGGGCCGGGATATTCTGAAGGGCAAGCATGCCAATACCACCATCCCGAAATTCCTCGGGGCGCTGAACCGGTACCGGGTGCTGGGTGAGAGCGAACGCTTTTACCTGGAGGCTGTGCAGCAGTTCTGGGAAATGGTCGTCTTCCATCACAGCTATATTACAGGCGGGAACAGCGAATGGGAGCATTTCGGCGACCCGGATATTCTGGATGCGGAACGCTCGAACTTCACGGCCGAGACCTGCAACACTTACAATATGCTGAAGCTGAGCCGGGAATTGTTCAAGATAACTGGGGAAGCCAAGTATATGGATTTCTATGAAAATACGTTCATTAACGCGATTCTTTCCTCGCAGAACCCGCATACCGGAATGACGATGTATTTTCAGCCGATGGCTACGGGGTACTTCAAGGTGTACAGCTCCCCCTTCGACCATTTCTGGTGCTGCACCGGAACCGGCATGGAGAGTTTCACCAAACTGAATGACAGCATCTATTTCTATGGCGGCAGCAGCATTTATGTGAACCAATATATTAGCTCCGAGCTGATCTCTGAGGAATACGGCATTGAGCTGACTCAAACAGCAAATCTTCCGTACAAGGACACTGCTGAATTCAAGATCCGCACGCTCAAGGGCAGTGAACAGTCCTTCGCTCTGCATCTGCGTTTGCCGGACTGGACCGCCGGAGATATTGAGATTACGCTGAACGGGCAGCCGCAGCCTCTTCATCTCTCGGGACGTTATACCGTTCTGGACAGACTGTGGACTGATGGGGATACGCTCAGTATCCGCCTGCCGATGAAGCCGTCGTACCATACCTTGCCGGATGCGCCTAATGTGGCAGCTTTCAAATATGGCCCGGTTGTACTGAGCGCTGCACTGGGAACCGAGGACCTCGCAGAATCCGCTACCGGCGTGGCAGTCAGTGTGCCGACCCGCAACATGCTGGTGAAGGACTTCATCACCCCTGCACAGCAAAGTGTAAGCAGCTGGCTGGATAAGTTTGAAGAGAACTTTGTCCAGAAGGGCGGGGAGCTGACCTTTGTTCTCCGCAATACCGATGAAGATAACCGGCTGGAATTCACCCCGCATTACAAGCAGCATGCTGAGCGGTACGGGATTTACTGGAATCTGGTCGAAGCCGATTCAACGGAGCTGCAGGAGCATATTCTGCAGAGCAAGCAGCGTCAGCGCATACAGGAAGCTACTATCGACAGCCTGCCTGTCGGTAACGACCAGTACGAGCTGGAGCACAGAATCAAAGGTGAGAACACCTCGGTCGCTACCTGGGACGGATATAACATCAGACAGGCGGAGAACAACGGCTGGTTCAGCTATCAGCTTAAAGTTCTTCCGCACAAGGATAACTACCTGGCGGTCACTTACTTCTCCGGCAGCAACGGCAGAACCATCGACATTTATGTACAGGGCGAGCTGCTGGTAAGCGATACGCTGATGACCGATAAGGCGCGGTCTTTCTATACGAAAAGCTATCTGATTCCTGCAGACACTATCAAAGACAGCACCGAGCTTGAGGTCAAATTTGTCATTCCGGGCGAGATGAACGGTATATTCGACCTGCTGCGGACGATGACAGACTTCGATCACAGTGCAGCACTCCACAGTCTGAGCTTTGATACAGGATCACTTGATCAGCCGTTCGCAGGCGATCTTACAAGCTATACGTTGACGGTTCCGGCCGGTACACAAACCGTTGAGCTGCGCGCCGTGCCGGCACACAAAAATGCCTTAATCTACTGCGGAGACATTCTAATTGAAGACACACAAC